A window from Argopecten irradians isolate NY chromosome 3, Ai_NY, whole genome shotgun sequence encodes these proteins:
- the LOC138319413 gene encoding uncharacterized protein — MVEKLTDSQLREVKEAFSLFDLNGDGRVTTKDLGSLVRSLGINPSEVEVKQMAREADIDGTGKIEYREFVAMFTRHANNVSTEEEIIDAFRVFDKEGNGYISAAELRHVMLNLGEKLQEEEVNDMIREADLSGDGHINYQEFAKVLIAK; from the exons ATG GTTGAAAAGCTGACAGACTCTCAACTACGAG AGGTAAAGGAAGCCTTCAGTCTGTTTGACTTGAATGGGGATGGTCGAGTCACAACCAAGGATTTGGGCTCACTAGTCAGGTCCTTAGGGATCAATCCATCTGAAGTGGAGGTTAAACAAATGGCAAGGGAAGCAGACATTGATG GGACTGGTAAGATTGAGTACCGTGAGTTTGTTGCCATGTTCACCAGACATGCCAACAATGTGAGTACAGAGGAAGAGATCATTGATGCGTTTAGAGTGTTTGACAAAGAAGGAAATGGCTACATCAGCGCAGCTGAACTACGGCATGTTATGTTAAATCTAGGAGAAAAGCTACAAGAGGAGGAAGTAAATGATATGATACGTGAGGCAGACCTTAGTGGAGACGGACATATTAATTACCAAG aatttGCCAAAGTATTAATAGCCAAATGA